The Prunus persica cultivar Lovell chromosome G7, Prunus_persica_NCBIv2, whole genome shotgun sequence genome has a segment encoding these proteins:
- the LOC18770328 gene encoding UPF0481 protein At3g47200 codes for MAQTNENVVSMEKELSVKQVTRRGGGQVSRGDQDQPAEIEQSSRVSIPREERLKKFMEEAAEEERSSTQNAKPKIQRVPFMLQDHKNFQKYYEPRVAAIGPFHHGKPKYEQAEKVKRHLAANFVKDSGQNEADLLKKVEENIKRLKECYDEEATKKYDDDSLAWMLFVDGCSTLEFIYKYEKLESFKIKRDQVAFAEQDMFLLENQLPYQLLKLLMSSSSKHEELKESIERFVQMHGVAPPDENQKSQQDARKPEQKPPQPGAGLARPGQHPAVTNINREENQHSQSIAITIKPKPTEPEPTHLLELLLTRMLGYAPRKSEPSVNLGAQSFRNVQELQAAGIHFRPRKEGSLLGDIDFKSYICCGFLYLPKIKVDDSMGPKFMNLIAYEMCPDFQNDFGVTSYISFLDSLIDHPDDVKHLRKKHILRNLLGSDEEVAQLFNEIGTDLVPNNAIYRIVKSKIEDHYQTMWKKWVAQFFHEHFSSPWTILAFIGVLLGLGMTAAQTWYAANSSTPPCEALLEYLKAHKY; via the coding sequence ATGGcccaaacaaatgaaaatgtaGTTTCCATGGAGAAGGAGCTGTCTGTGAAGCAAGTCACAAGAAGAGGTGGTGGGCAAGTAAGCAGAGGAGACCAAGACCAACCTGCAGAAATTGAGCAAAGTTCGAGAGTGAGTATTCCTAGGGAGGAGAGactcaaaaaatttatggaAGAAGCAGCTGAAGAAGAAAGGTCATCAACTCAAAATGCCAAACCAAAGATCCAAAGGGTTCCCTTCATGCTCCAAGATCAcaaaaatttccaaaaataCTACGAGCCAAGGGTAGCTGCCATCGGTCCTTTCCACCATGGTAAACCAAAGTACGAGCAGGCAGAGAAAGTCAAGCGTCACTTAGCTGCGAACTTTGTCAAAGACAGTGGACAGAATGAAGCAGATTTGCTCAAGAAGGTTGAGGAGAACATCAAGAGACTAAAGGAGTGCTATGATGAGGAAGCAACAAAGAAGTATGATGATGATTCCCTCGCGTGGATGCTGTTCGTTGATGGGTGTTCGACGCTGGAATTCatatacaaatatgaaaagttAGAATCTTTTAAGATCAAAAGAGACCAGGTGGCCTTTGCAGAACAGGACATGTTCTTGCTAGAGAACCAACTTCCTTATCAACTCCTGAAGCTGCTGATGAGCTCGAGCAGCAAACATGAGGAATTGAAGGAGTCAATTGAGAGGTTTGTTCAGATGCACGGCGTTGCACCACCAGATGAGAACCAGAAGTCACAACAAGATGCACGAAAGCCGGAACAAAAGCCACCACAACCGGGAGCAGGCTTAGCACGACCCGGGCAACATCCTGCAGTCACAAACATAAATAGGGAAGAGAATCAACATTCTCAAAGCATAGCAATAACCATCAAACCAAAGCCAACTGAACCAGAGCCAACTCATCTTCTTGAGCTTCTGCTGACAAGAATGCTAGGATATGCACCTAGAAAAAGTGAGCCAAGTGTCAATCTTGGTGCCCAATCTTTTCGTAATGTACAAGAGCTTCAGGCAGCCGGGATCCATTTTAGGCCGAGGAAGGAGGGCAGCTTATTGGGCGACATAGATTTTAAGAGCTATATATGCTGTGGGTTCCTTTATCTTCCTAAAATAAAAGTAGACGATTCTATGGGGCCTAAATTCATGAACTTGATAGCCTACGAAATGTGTCCCGATTTCCAGAACGATTTCGGGGTCACCTCTTACATAAGCTTCCTGGATTCGCTCATCGATCATCCGGATGATGTGAAGCATCTGAGGAAAAAGCACATACTTCGAAACTTACTTGGGAGTGACGAGGAGGTGGCTCAACTCTTCAATGAGATAGGCACTGACTTGGTGCCTAACAATGCAATTTACCGCATTGTTAAAAGTAAGATAGAAGATCACTACCAGACCATGTGGAAGAAATGGGTGGCTCAATTCTTTCATGAACATTTCAGCAGCCCCTGGACTATCCTGGCTTTCATTGGTGTTCTCTTAGGGCTTGGGATGACCGCTGCTCAGACTTGGTACGCCGCCAATTCTAGTACCCCTCCATGTGAGGCCTTACTTGAGTACCTGAAAGCGCACAAGTACTAA